The Halarsenatibacter silvermanii sequence CATAGTTGCCGTTAAAAGCATGGACTTTGCCCAGCGATTTGGGCCTGTCGCTGTCCCAGTAATACTCATCATCTTCTTTAGAAAGCACAGGAGCAGGAATATAGGGTTTTAATTCCTCCTTTACAGCTACCGGGCCGGATCCGGGACCGCCGCCTCCATGAGGGGTGGAAAAGGTCTTATGCAGATTGTAATGAATCACATCAAAATTCATATCTCCGGGGCGCGCATAGCCCATTACAGCATTCATGTTAGCTCCATCATAATAGAGAAGACCCCCGGCTTCATGAACAATCTCGGCTATTTCCCTGATATCCTTTTCAAAGATTCCCAGCGTGTTGGGGTTGGTGAGCATGAGCGCGGCCACATCTTCATCAGCTGCTTCTTCCAGCTCATCGAGATCGATCATTCCTCTGTCGTTTGATTCAATCTCAACCACTTCCATACCGCACATGGTGGCAGTAGCCGGATTGGTTCCATGAGCTGAATCAGGTACTATTACCTTATTTCGATCGCCTTCTCCGTTATCTTCGAGATAATTCAATATAATCTGCAGGCCAACGTATTCCCCGTGTGCTCCGGAGGCTGGCTGGAGACTGACCTCATCCATACCGCTGATTTCGGCCAGATATTGTTTTAGTTCGTAGAGAAGCGAAAGTGAGCCCTGAACATGTCTTTCCGGTTGATAGGGATGAAGCATGGTAAGCCCGGGTATTCTGGCAATATCCTCATTAACCTTGGGGTTGTACTTCATGGTGCAGGAACCCAGCGGGTATATGCCGGAATCGACACCATAGTTGAGTTCTGAGAGACTCGTGAAATGTCTGACAACATCAACCTCGCTGACCTCCGGCAGCCCGGGCGCCTCATCACGAAGAGCCCATCCGGGCAGGTTTTCGCCGGGATCGACTTCGGGCACTTCTATCTCTGGCAGCGAATAACCCGTTCTGCCCGGTGTGCTGTAATCCTTCAATAAAGGTTCCTTCATTGCAGCACCACCTCCAGGGTGGAAACGTAATTATCCAGATCCTCTTTATATTTTTTCTCCGTCACATTAACCAATAGTCCTTCGACCTCTCCGAACTGCGAAAGATCGACCCCGGGCAGGATCCCTCTTTCTATCATTCCCTTTTCAATTTCGGCTGCAGATTTATCGGTCTTCATCCAGAACTCATGGAAGTGATTGTCGCCGTTGACTATCTCAACACCTTCCAATTCAGCCAGCTGATCCTTGAGATAGCGAGTCTTCTGATAGCAGTGATCGGCCACATCCTGAAGTCCCTGTTTGCCCATCGCTCCCATATAAATTGCGGCCATGACGACGTTCAGATTTTCGTTGGTGCAAATATTTGATGTTGCCCTCTCTCTACGGATATGCTGCTCCCGGGTCTGCATGGTCATTACAAAGCCCTCGTTGCCTTCATCATCAGTGGTGCGGCCAGAAAGACGTCCCGGCATTTTTCGCAGCAGCCTTCTATCATCTCTTATGGCCAGGTATCCCAGGTAGGGGCCGCCGTAATTAACCACATTGCCCAGAGGTTGAGCTTCTCCCACTGCGATATCAGCACCGAGCTCTCCCGGCGGAGTCAGCATACCTAAAGCTATGGGATTGGCAACAACGATAAGCTGAGTGTCGCTGTCCTCCAGAGCATCGTTTAACTTCTCGATATCTTCTATTGCTCCAAAAAAGTTAGGATATTGAACTACGACTGCAGCAGTTTCCGCATCAACAGCATCGATAATTTCATCGACTTTAACTACAGGTTCCTCCTCGTGCATCTCTATCTCATTAAAATCTATATCCTGAGGATATCCGTAGGTGCGGGCCACTCGACGATAGGCCGGATGAACAGTGCTCGAAAGAACAACTTTATCGCTGCGGGTAAATCGCGCTGCCATTAACACCGCTTCTCCGACAGCAGAACCTCCATCGAGCAGCGAAGCATTAGAGATCCCCATCCCGGTCAGTTCACATATCATGCTCTGATATTCATAAATTGTCTGCAGAGTTCCCTGGCTGAGTTCGGCCTGATAAGGGGTATAAGAGGTGTAAAATTCCTGGCGCAGTACCAGATGATCGATAATAGCCGGCAGATAATGATCATAGGAACCGGCTCCCAGATAACTATCTATTTCCCCCAGGCTCAAGTTGCGCTCGGCCTTTTCCTGAGCCAGCTCGACCAGCTCCATTTCCGACATTCCTTCGGGAATTTCAAAGGGACGATCCAGCATGACCTCCTCAGGTATGGCAGAAAATAATTCTTCTACATCTTCCGCGCCTATGGCAGAAAGCATTTCCTCCCGTTCCCGGTCGGTGTTGGAGATATAAGAAATATTACTCATTTAGGCTTCCTCCTCCAGATAATCCTGATATTCTTCAGCATCCATGAGCTCATCAAGTTCGGATTCATCGCTGAGCTCAATTTTAACAATCCACCCTCCTTCATAGGGTTCATCATTGATAAGCTCAGGGCTGTCGAGCAGATCTTCATTGACCTCCACGACCGTACCGCTGACCGGTGTGTAAACATCGGAAACAGCCTTGACAGACTCGATAACACCAAAGTTTTCATGTTTGTCGAATTCGTCGCCTTCCTGAGGCATCTCAACAAAAACAATATCTCCCAGCTCTTCCTGAGCATGATCCGTTAAACCAACTTTGCCAGAGCCATCCTCCACGGCTATCCATTCATGATCTTCCGTATAGCAGTAATCTTCCGGTACTTCCATATTATCCGCCTCCTGTTGTGATTTTTTATAAGGATCTTCTTGTATTCAGTTGGATAATAGGTGTGTAAAACCTCATTTTAATTGTGCTGTAAGATATAAAGCTTCGTTCACAATGAAATTTTTCCCCGGTTTAAGTTTAGTTGTCGGCCAAAAAATTGCGCTCCCTTCGCGAAAGCTCGTCCTTGAGCTCCCGCTCAGCCCGGCACATCCTGAGCCGGGGACACTATTTTTTGGCCGTGGACTCAACCTGAGTTTCGAAAAATTTCGAGTATCACTTTGCTTTATATCTTCCAGCCACTATTGTCATGATAGCGGTCTTATACGATATCTATCAACTGATAACAAGAAGATCCTTTTATAAATCATCTGATGCTAAAATTTCATATATATATGAATCTTCTCCATATCAGCTGGTTTAATATATCTTAGTCATATTCATACTGCTTATTACTGGAAGCTGACACGAACTTTGAAATTTTAACCAGCTGTTTCGGAGAAGAGCCATATTTATTAAACCATTTTGCAGGTTATATAAAAGGTGTCTTCACAATTTCGGCAGCCAGAGAACGCCCTCTTACTTCAATCTCAATCTCTCTGCCCACTTCAGAATATTCCTTATCTATATAAGCAAGGCCAATATTCTCCTCCAGACTGGGAGAATAAGAACCGCTGGTAACCTCTCCAATCTCTTTATCACCGCTGAGAACTGCATAACCATTGCGGGCTATGCCTCTTTCCCGAACTATAAAACCGGCCAGCTCTTTATCATATCCTTCTTCTCTGATCTCCACCAGGGCTTCCCGGCCAATAAAATCGCCTCCGTCAAAATCAACCGTCCAGCTCAAATTGGCCATCAGCGGGTGAATTTCCTCTGAAAGCTCGTGGCCATAAAGACAGAGCGTTTTTTCCAGCCTGAGAGTGTCACGTGCCCCCAGTCCTGTCGGCTGAATATCATGGCTTTTCCCGGATTCCATTATCCGCTGCCAGACATTATCAGCCTCTTTGGCGGCAAAATAAAGTTCAAAACCGTCTTCGCCCGTATATCCGGTTCGAGAAATTATGGTATCCACTCCGGCTATTTTCCCCTGGCTGAACTGAAATGGGTCGATTTCACCGAGCTCACAATCCGCCTGAGAGTTTAATACTTCTTCTGCAGCAGGCCCCTGCAGGGCGAGCAGAGCATATTCTTCGGTTCTATCATCGACCTCGACATCAGTAAAACTTTTTTCTTTTATCCATTCAAAATCTTTTTCTCGATTGGCTGCATTGACAACCAGGAGTAATTCATCTTCGGCCATCCGATATATCATCAGATCATCGACGACTCCCCCATGCTCATAGCACATGGGTGAATAAACCACAGATCCAGCTGACATATCAGCTATACTGTTTGTCAGCAGGTAATCAGCGCACTCTGCTGCTCTCTCGCCGGTCAGAAAAATCTCACCCATATGAGATACGTCAAAGAGACCGCAGTTCTTTCTAACATTGCGGTGTTCTTTGATAATTCCTTCGTACTCAACGGGCATCTCCCAGCCGCCAAAATCCGTCATGCTGGCTTCCAGCTCTTCATGCCGATGATAAAGCGGGGTTCTTTTAATTTTTAACCACCTCCATCAAATATTTTCCTCCAGAGAATCAAAATAGGGGAGGCTATAAATTAATATAGCCTCCCCTGTCCAGTTAACCTGTCCAGAGATCCGTCCATCCAGGATTCTTAAGCCTGAGAGTTTCGGTTCCCGCAGGAACCTTGCACCTTCGGCGCCCAAATAGGGACTCTCTCCTGAACTTCAACCGGAATCGACATATTGTGTTGATATGTCAGCAGGTATAGGTCTGTATATGATATTTTCAAAAATGGTATATTGATTTACTTCCGTAAAAATCGCTTGCTCCCAGAATACTTTCTCTGACTCATTATATATATTCTTTTTAAACAGCAGAATTCCTTCCTATAAATTCAGATTTTTTATATATTATAAATAAATGAATTAATAATTATCTCCGACAATTTTGCTGTTATTCGGGATTGAAAAGGTTTTCTACATCCTCCTTTACCTCATTGCGGGCCAGACAAATTATCAAATCATCTTTGAATAACCTGGTATTCCCCCGGGGAACCAGCGGGGAATCGCCCCGCAGAACAGAGGCAAAAACCACTTCCTGCGGCATATCGATTTCTTTTAATTTCTTACCTTCGACAGGTGAGTTCTCAGCCACCGTGAGCCTGAAAAGATTGAGACCGTCAAGATCATGGTAAAGGAGCTCTTTCATATCCTTAACTTTGACTTCCTGATCTACCAGCGCAGAAAGTATAGAGGCGCTGCTTACGGCGACATTTACTCCCAGCCAGTCGAAAAGCTTTTCATTGCCGGGGGTATTGACGGTGGTGAAGGTTCGATCGACCCCAAATGTTCTTTCGGCGATTTGACATATAACAAGATTATCCTGATCATCTTTGGTAACCGCTAAAACCACATCAGCTTTTTCTGCGCCCGCTTTTTCCAGCACATCGGCATCAGCTCCATCTCCCTGAACAGTTTCGATATCAAAGCGGTCCTGGAGCCGCTGACATTTATTTTCATCCATCTCAACCAGAATGATGTCATGCTCGTCTCTATTCAGATCATTGATTAAATATCTGCCCATTTTGCCGCCCCCGACAATTATTATATTCATGAATTATAACACCCCTATCAATTAAGATGGTTGGATCTTCTCCATATAAGGATAGAATATAGTTTTGGGCATATTCATATTCCTTATTTTTGGAAGTTACAAGGCTCTGTTCACAGTGAAATTTTTCCTGATAACCGAGTATATATGGCTATTTCACCAACTGTTCTATAGAAGAATCAGATGGTTTAACTTAAGCCTGCTGTCAGGACGATCAAAAAATCAGGATCGGATCTGAAATCTTATTCTTCAAACTTTTGGAGCAGATTTTCCAGCTGATCCAGGCTATCAGCTTTTATATGCAGCTGCCAGCTCTCCTCATCCTCTTTTATTTTTATCTCCAGAGGCAGCATTCTGGACAGCTGTTTTTCCAGGCTGCTGCGGCGGACCTGCCTGCTTTTGTCTTCTACCCCTCCATCTGAATGCCTTACATCGATCTCATCTTCATCCAGCTGTTCTCCTGGTTCAGAGGTTTCAGTTTTGACTTTTTGGGACAGCCTGTCAATATTCAATAACTCTTTATCTTTCCGCTCCCCTGACTCTTCGGCGCTTTTTTTGAGCCTGGAAACATACTTCTCGGTTTCTCTCACACTCATCTTCTCTTCCATGATCTTTTCAGCTGCTTTTATCTGCTGATCTTTGCTGTCAATACCGGCCAGAGTTCTGGCCTGTCCGGCTGATAATGTTTCACGTGAAACATATTCCTGTACCTCGAGAGGGAGTTTGAGCAATCTGAGTGAATTGCTGATACTTGAACGACTTCTGCCCAGGCGCGAGGATAATTCAGCCTGGGTGAGATCAAGCTCTTCAAGAAGCTGTTTATAAGCGCGAGCCTCTTCCAGCGGATTGAGATCTTTCCGATGAATATTCTCTATCAGAGCAAGTTCCATCATTTTATCTTGATCCAGATCTCTAACCAGAGCCGGAATCCTTTCCAGGCCGGCTTTTCTGGCAGCCCTCCAGCGTCTTTCCCCGGCCACAAGATAATATCCTTCCCCGGAGGTGGTGAGAATAACAGGCTGCAGAATCCCGTTTTCCCGGACTGATTCAGCGAGTTCTTCCAGCTCTTCTTCAGCAGCCGCATTATCTCTGGGCTGATAGGGATTGGGCTCAATTCTCTCGAGATTTATATCCTTCAACTCCTGATCATGCTCCCCTTTGCTTCCCAGCAGAGCATCGAGTCCCCGGCCCAGTCGACTCTTTTTTTCTTCATTCATTCTCGAGCACCTCCTCTGCCAGCTGACTGTAAGCTTTTGCGCCCCGGGAAGAAGGATCATAGGCAAATATTGATTGACCGAAGCTGGGAGCTTCGCTTAATCTGACATTTCTGGGTATTACCGTCTCATAAAGTCTGTCGGAAAAAAACTTCTCAACCTCCTCGCTCACCTGAGAGGAGAGATTGGTGCGGGCATCGTACATGGTTAAAAGCACACCTCTGATTTTTAGAGAGGGATTTAAATTGTTCTGGACAAGCTCAACTGTATCCAGAAGCTGTCCTAAACCTTCTAAAGCATAATATTCACACTGTATTGGTATAATAATATCATCAGCAGCGGATAAAGCATTGAGCGTCAAAAGTCCCAGAGAAGGAGGACAGTCGATCAAAGCATAATCGTAATCTATCAGCTTCCCTTCTATTTCCTGGGCCAGCTTCTTCTCTCTGGATATTTGTGATACCAGTTCGATTTGAGCCCCGGCCAGATCGATGCTGGAAGGCAGCAGTTTGAGATTATCCTCGTCCAGATCCTGAACCAGTGTATCGAACTGCTGACTGCCCAATAGAAGTTCATAAATGCTGTGTTCGAGTTCTGATTTATCCACGCCCAGTCCGCTGGTGGCATTGCCCTGGGGATCAATGTCAATAATGAGAACTTTTTTTCCCTTTCTGGCCAGCGCCGCTCCCAGATTTACGGCGGTGGTGCTTTTTCCTACCCCACCTTTTTGATTGACCACAGCGGTTATATATGCTTTGTTATTCTCTTCATTTCTATCAGTCATGATTGTCCTCCCCCGGGCCCCTGGCCCTGATCTCCTGTAAATTTAAACTAATCCTGTAAATATAATTCTATCAAACCGCCTTATCTCCTGCCTAAAGAGGTCGCTTCTCGGGAACTCCGACGCTGCGGGGAAATCTTTCCGGAGTTTTTTCTACTTTTTTGGAAATGAGAAAATACCTTTCTTCTTCCAGATAAGGAACGTCAATTTTCCGGACAATAATTTCAGACCCACCCATTTTTTCAGCAACTCCTGCAGCTGTTTTTAACTCTTCCCTGTAATTTGGCCCTTTATATAAACCCACCTGGCCAGAAACTCTGACCAGCGGCAGAGCATATTCCAGCACGACACCCGCCCGGGCCACTGCTCGGGCTGTGACAAAGTTAAACTTCTCTCGAAAATCGGGATCATCCCCCAAAATTTCCGCTCTTTCTGCAATGGGAAAACAGTTATGAATATCGAGCTTGTTGACTGATGATCTGATAAAATCAATCCGGCTCTGTCGAGAATCGAGCAGATAAAAATCTATATCCGGACGGGCCAGGCTCCACAAAAATCCTGGCAGACCGGCCCCGCTGCCGATATCAAGCACCGGCCCCCCAGAAGGTATGGATTCCAGAGAAAGAGGGGCCAGACAATCGAGGAAATGGCGTATAATAATTTTCTGTGAACCTTTCGTCCCAATTAAATTTTTTCTTCTGTTCCGCCGCTGTAAAAGTTCTAAAAAAGATATCATATTCTCCAAATTCTGTCTGGATAGCGAGATGCCGATCAGATCTGCTCCCTCTTTGAGCAAACGAAATTCTTCCTGCAAGGCTATTATCATCACTCCTCTTTTTCTTTATCGGCTTTTTCCTCTTTTTCCAGATAAATCATCAGGGCAGAAATATCTGCCGGCGAAACACCCGAAATTCTGGAGGCCTGGCCTAAAGATCGAGGTCTGATGCGCGATAATTTTTCCCGAGCTTCCTGGCGAAGATTGGAAAGTTCATCGTAGTTGATATCTTCGGGCAGAAGGCGATTTTCCATCCTTTCAAACTCCTTAATCTGCTGGCGCTGTCTGTCGATATAGCCCTGATATTTATTGGAGATCTCCACCTGCCTGAAAACTTCTCGAGGATATTCCGGCAGATCATCCACGATCTTTTTCAGATCCGGATAAGAAATTTCGGGCCGGCGCAGGATTTTTTCCAGATTTGCATCCTGTTTAAGCCCACCGCTGTCCAGTTCCTGAAGCGCCTGTATTACATCTCTGGTGGGAGTAACTTTTGTATTGTTCAGGTAATCTTCCAGCTCCTCTATCTGCTCTTTTTTGTTCTTGTAAATTTCCCATCTCCTATCACTCACCAGCCCAGTTTCACGACCGAGAGGGGTGAGCCTTTGATCGGCATTGTCCTGCCGCAAAAGCAGTCTGTATTCAGCACGCGAAGTTAGCATCCGATAGGGTTCGCGGGGGTTTTTGGTGACCAGTTCATCGATCAAAACACCAATATACGCCTCAGACCTCTGGAGAATAAGGGGGTCTCTGCCTTCCAGAGCCAGCGCTGCATTGATTCCCGCTATCAAGCCCTGTCCACCCGCCTCTTCATAGCCGGAGGTGCCGTTGATCTGTCCGGCGGTATACAAACCCTCGATGGAATCTGTCTCGAGGGTCAGATCAAACTGACCGCTGGCGACACAGTCATATTCAATAGCATAGCCCGGCCTCATAATTTCCGCCCGCTCCAGCCCGGGTATAGTTTCGAGAACTCTCTGCTGGACATCGAGCGGCAGTCCGGTAAAAAGACCGGAGATATAAAATTCATCAGTACTCCTACCTTCCGGCTCCAGGAAGAGCTGATGACTGTCTTTATCGGGAAATTCCACAACTTTATCTTCTATAGAAGGACAATAACGGGGCCCGGTTCCTTCCATCTCACCCGAGATCAAAGGTGCTCTATCGACCTGAGATCTTATCAATTCATGCGTTTTTTCGGTGGTGTGTGTCAACCAGCATGAATCCTGCTTTTTTCCCTGTAGAGGTGAATCGGATGTAAAAGAAAAACTGAGATTACCCTTATCTCCAGGTTGCTCTCGCATTTTAGAAAAGTCAACGGTGCTGCCTTTTACCCGGGGAGGGGTGGTGGTCATAAATCTCAACAGATCAAAGTTCAATTCCTCCAGAGATTCTGAAAGACTGTTGGCGGGATATTGCTGGTTAGGACCGGCGCTGTATCTTGCCTCACCGATGATATTACAGGCACGAAGGAAAGTGCCGGTTGTCAGAATGACTTTATCAGCTCGATATAATATGCCTGTTTTGGTCACCACTCCGGAAATCTTCTTCTCTTCTACGACAAGATCAACAACCACATCCTGCTTGAGGTCGAGATTCTGCTGATTTTCTAAAACCTGTTTCATTCTTTCGTGATATCGAGCTTTATCAGCCTGACCCCGCAGTGCCTGAACTGCCGGCCCCTTGCTGGTGTTAACCATTCTAATCTGAGTCATGGTTTTATCCATGTTTACCGCCATCTCCCCTCCCAGAGCATCTATCTCCCTGGCGATATGAGCTTTACCCGGCCCTCCCAGCGAAGGGTTGCAGGGCATAAAAGCTACGTGATCCAGATTTACGGTGAGTACCAGCACCCGATAGCCCATGCGTGCTGGAGCCAGAGCTGCTTCACAGCCGGCATGACCTGCACCCACCACTATGACATCGTATTTTTTGGGAGATTCGCTGGTATAATTTCCGGAACCGGCATCCCGCTCACTCATAATATATACCTCCTGTAAATCGTTTAAAAATGTTTCACGTGAAACATCTCGATAAATATTGAGTATTTAAGCCCGATTTAAAGACTATTTGCCCACGCAAAAATCCGAAAATATTTTTTCCACCATATCTTCGGTGACAGTTTCCCCCGTTATTTTGCCCAGCTCATGCAGAGCATCCCGCAGATCGATGCTGAGCATATCTTCTGGCATACCGCGCTTGCAGGCCTGCTGCATATGCTCAAGACTTTCGCGGGCTTTTTCCAGAGCCCGTCTGTGTCTGAGCCGGGTTACGGTATAATCATGATCTCCTACGACCCTGTCGCTGAAAATCAGCTCAACGATGGTCTCTTTCAATTCTTTTAAACCCCGACGCTCTTCTACCGAAATAAACAAAACAGGAGCCCCCGGGAAATTTTTCTCGATCTTTTCTCTATCTAAATCCGCAGGCAAGTCCGTTTTGTTTACCAGTATGATTAAAGGTTTTTCTTGAATTTTGGCGAATATTTCCCTATCTTCTTCTGTCAGCCCCTGACTGACATCGAGCATAAACAGCACCAGATCAGCGCTGCGCAGAGAGCTTTCACTGCGGGCCACACCGATTTTTTCCACCTGGTCATCGGTTGTTCTAATTCCAGCGGTATCAGTTATTCTGAGGGGAATTCCTTCGAGATTTACTATCTCAGAAATTACATCTCTGGTGGTTCCAGGAACCTCGGTAACTATAGCCCTCTCTTCATTTAGTAATGTGTTGAGTAGACTGGACTTGCCCACGTTTGGTTTTCCCGCAATCACGGTTTTGAGTCCTTCGCGATAAATTCTGCCCTCTCTGCTGCTGGCTATAAGCTTCTTTAGAGGCGATAACATATTTTCTATTCTTTCATCCAGCTCATCACCGGCAAATCCGGGAATTTCATCCTCGGGGAAATCACAGGTAGCCTCCAGCTGACTCAACAATTCCAGCATGTCATCTCTTAAATCCTTGATACGGGAAGAAAGATTCCCCTGAAGCTGCTGCATAGCTAACTCTCTGCTCTTTTCCGTCTGGGAATTTATCAGATCTATTATAGCCTCAGCCTGAGACAGATCTATGCGGCCGTTCAGAAATGCCCGCCGGGAAAACTCCCCCGGTTCAGCCATCCTGGCCCCCGCCTGCAGCACAGCCTCTAAAACTCCATTTAAGGGCATCATCCCTCCGTGACAATCAAATTCTACCGTGTCTTCAGAGGTAAATGAACGCGGTGATTTTAATACCAGAGCAAGCACTTCATCTATTTTGTTTTCTTCTTTATCCCTTATAAAACCATAATGTATCGTATGGCTGGCGACCTCTGATAAACTCTTACCGGAAGGCGAAGTAAATACGCTGTCGGCAATTTTCAGAGCCCGGGAGCCGCTTATTCTCACCTTGCCCAGCCCGCCGCTGCCTGCTGGAGTGGCTATTGCGGCAATAGTCTCCTCCTGTTCAGGTGTATTTTTGCTCTGGTTATCCCCATCTTTTCGCTCCGACATATCTTTAAAACACTCCTCCTTAAATCCTGTGATTATCCGATAAAAAAACCCAGCAGGGCAGCCCTACTGGGTGATCTACCGCCACTTATATATTTTAAAACTAATTTCCCGCCCCGGTACTATGAGATTTCGATTGAGACTGCTCGTTCATGGTGGTTTCAATCAAGACCTTGCGGAAAGGTTCTTCTCCTTCGCTGTAAGTTTTAACCCGGGGATCATCTTTAACAGCCAGGTGAATAACCCTTCTCTCATGCGGGGGCATGGGATCGAGCATAACTTTGCGGCCGGTTTCAATAGCCCTTCTTTTCATTTTTTCAGCCAATCTTTCCAGTGTTTCGCGGCGTCTCTCTCTATAACCCTCTGCATCAAGCATCACCCGGTGATAACTTTCAGTTTCACGATTTACGGCCAGAGAGGTCAGATACTGGAAAGCGTCCAGTGTTTCGCCTCTGTGACCTATAACCAGACCGAGTTCGTTATCTGAATGGAAGTTGTAATAAAGCTGTTCATCGTCGCTTTTTTCCTTTACATGCTCCACTTCGACTTCTAAATTCCCGGCCTCAAGAATCTTTTCGAGAAATTCTCTGCCTATGTCTTCAGGTTTTTTGAGATGAGTGACCTTAACCTCGGCATCCCTTTTACCTATAATTCCCAGAAGCCCGGAACTACCCTCATCCAGAATTTCTATTTCTGCTTCAGTTCGTCCTATTCCCAGTTCAGCGAGTGCCTTTTCGACAGCTTCATCAACCGTTTCAGCTTTACTGACAGTGCTTTCGGTCCAATCCATATATCGTCAGGCCTCCTCAACGGCAGTTTCCGGTTCATCTGGCTCCCTTTTAACGTAATACTGCTGGAAAAATTGAAAGAGAGTTGAAGTAAAGAGATAGAGCATAACAGCTGCGGGCAGCTGAAAACCTATAAAAACTATAAAAAGCGGCATAAAATACATCATCATCCCGGCTTTACCGCCGCCCCCGGAAAGGCTCTGGGTCATTTTGGAATGACCGAGCATAACCAGACCTGTCAAAATGACCAGAACTATGTCTCTCTCAGCAAGTGAACCACCGGTAATCCTGCCTATCCAGAGAAAAACTGATTCCTCAAATTCCGGAACGGTTTCACTCATCTGCATTATCGCCCTGTAAAGGGGGATAATAATTGCCATCTGAATAACGAGAGGCAGACAGCCTGAAAGCGGATTAACGTTATTTTCCTGATAAAGTTTCATCATCTCTTCCTGCTGTTTTTCTTTATTGTCGTCGTACTTGTCTTTAATTTCCTGCATCTGGGGCTGCAGTTCCTGCATGGCTTTCATAGATTTGGTCTGTTTGATCATCAAAGGCAGTAAAAGCAGCCTTATCAATACCGTGAAAAGGATAATGGCCAGCCCGTAGCTGGGAACAAATCCATACAAAAAAACGATGGTCTCGGTCATAAAATCGATCAGGCGTCCAAACAGTGCAAACATTAAATAATTCCTCCTATTCTACCGGATCAATTCCGCCTGGATTGAAGGGATGACATCTGCTTATTCTTTTTATCCCCATCCAGACACCTTTAAAAGGTCCGTATTTCTCAATGGCCTGCCGGGTATAGCTGGAACAGGTGGGATAAAAACGACAGGACCCGGGCAGCATCGGTGATATAAAACGCTGATAGATACCGATGAGGAGCAAAAATATTCTCCTAAAAAGTCTTTTGATCATATAATTCACCACCTGTAAACAATCGGTTTACGACCGATCGGTAAATAAGTCAGCTTCCTGAAAAAGTTTTTTGAGATCCTGTTTAATCTCGTAGAAATTAAGTGATTTTACCCAGGGCCTCGCTATTATTACCATATCATAGCCTGGTTTTAAAAGATGAGAAAGCCAGCGTCTGACAATCTCTTTTAATCTTCTCTTTATCTTATTTCTTGTTACTGCCGTACCTACCTTCTTGCTGACTGTAAATCCAAATCGATTATTATCAG is a genomic window containing:
- a CDS encoding ParA family protein, encoding MTDRNEENNKAYITAVVNQKGGVGKSTTAVNLGAALARKGKKVLIIDIDPQGNATSGLGVDKSELEHSIYELLLGSQQFDTLVQDLDEDNLKLLPSSIDLAGAQIELVSQISREKKLAQEIEGKLIDYDYALIDCPPSLGLLTLNALSAADDIIIPIQCEYYALEGLGQLLDTVELVQNNLNPSLKIRGVLLTMYDARTNLSSQVSEEVEKFFSDRLYETVIPRNVRLSEAPSFGQSIFAYDPSSRGAKAYSQLAEEVLENE
- the rsmG gene encoding 16S rRNA (guanine(527)-N(7))-methyltransferase RsmG, producing MQEEFRLLKEGADLIGISLSRQNLENMISFLELLQRRNRRKNLIGTKGSQKIIIRHFLDCLAPLSLESIPSGGPVLDIGSGAGLPGFLWSLARPDIDFYLLDSRQSRIDFIRSSVNKLDIHNCFPIAERAEILGDDPDFREKFNFVTARAVARAGVVLEYALPLVRVSGQVGLYKGPNYREELKTAAGVAEKMGGSEIIVRKIDVPYLEEERYFLISKKVEKTPERFPRSVGVPEKRPL
- the mnmG gene encoding tRNA uridine-5-carboxymethylaminomethyl(34) synthesis enzyme MnmG; its protein translation is MSERDAGSGNYTSESPKKYDVIVVGAGHAGCEAALAPARMGYRVLVLTVNLDHVAFMPCNPSLGGPGKAHIAREIDALGGEMAVNMDKTMTQIRMVNTSKGPAVQALRGQADKARYHERMKQVLENQQNLDLKQDVVVDLVVEEKKISGVVTKTGILYRADKVILTTGTFLRACNIIGEARYSAGPNQQYPANSLSESLEELNFDLLRFMTTTPPRVKGSTVDFSKMREQPGDKGNLSFSFTSDSPLQGKKQDSCWLTHTTEKTHELIRSQVDRAPLISGEMEGTGPRYCPSIEDKVVEFPDKDSHQLFLEPEGRSTDEFYISGLFTGLPLDVQQRVLETIPGLERAEIMRPGYAIEYDCVASGQFDLTLETDSIEGLYTAGQINGTSGYEEAGGQGLIAGINAALALEGRDPLILQRSEAYIGVLIDELVTKNPREPYRMLTSRAEYRLLLRQDNADQRLTPLGRETGLVSDRRWEIYKNKKEQIEELEDYLNNTKVTPTRDVIQALQELDSGGLKQDANLEKILRRPEISYPDLKKIVDDLPEYPREVFRQVEISNKYQGYIDRQRQQIKEFERMENRLLPEDINYDELSNLRQEAREKLSRIRPRSLGQASRISGVSPADISALMIYLEKEEKADKEKEE
- the mnmE gene encoding tRNA uridine-5-carboxymethylaminomethyl(34) synthesis GTPase MnmE; its protein translation is MSERKDGDNQSKNTPEQEETIAAIATPAGSGGLGKVRISGSRALKIADSVFTSPSGKSLSEVASHTIHYGFIRDKEENKIDEVLALVLKSPRSFTSEDTVEFDCHGGMMPLNGVLEAVLQAGARMAEPGEFSRRAFLNGRIDLSQAEAIIDLINSQTEKSRELAMQQLQGNLSSRIKDLRDDMLELLSQLEATCDFPEDEIPGFAGDELDERIENMLSPLKKLIASSREGRIYREGLKTVIAGKPNVGKSSLLNTLLNEERAIVTEVPGTTRDVISEIVNLEGIPLRITDTAGIRTTDDQVEKIGVARSESSLRSADLVLFMLDVSQGLTEEDREIFAKIQEKPLIILVNKTDLPADLDREKIEKNFPGAPVLFISVEERRGLKELKETIVELIFSDRVVGDHDYTVTRLRHRRALEKARESLEHMQQACKRGMPEDMLSIDLRDALHELGKITGETVTEDMVEKIFSDFCVGK
- the jag gene encoding RNA-binding cell elongation regulator Jag/EloR, with the translated sequence MDWTESTVSKAETVDEAVEKALAELGIGRTEAEIEILDEGSSGLLGIIGKRDAEVKVTHLKKPEDIGREFLEKILEAGNLEVEVEHVKEKSDDEQLYYNFHSDNELGLVIGHRGETLDAFQYLTSLAVNRETESYHRVMLDAEGYRERRRETLERLAEKMKRRAIETGRKVMLDPMPPHERRVIHLAVKDDPRVKTYSEGEEPFRKVLIETTMNEQSQSKSHSTGAGN